Proteins encoded by one window of Thermobaculum terrenum ATCC BAA-798:
- a CDS encoding Crp/Fnr family transcriptional regulator: MTSYRLYAQGQLIIDLQEGRDRTLILVSGLARVYRISTQGKELTLAKFVTGDILGLAPNDPILQPSNLLEAIADGTGICRVPREHFQQIIISDPEIASYCFCQLSERLGKAYDLIEEVVFMDVCTRLARTLSRLAKANEQRLVTATHQELAGMIGTSQEEVTRKLRHLRELGLINYQPHHRGIVVPNPDRLLSELNDLT; this comes from the coding sequence ATGACTTCTTACAGATTGTATGCACAGGGACAACTGATAATAGATCTGCAAGAAGGGAGAGATAGGACTCTTATCCTCGTCAGCGGCCTCGCTCGAGTCTATCGGATTTCCACCCAAGGCAAAGAACTCACCCTAGCCAAATTCGTAACTGGTGACATCCTCGGGCTTGCCCCTAACGACCCCATACTACAACCAAGCAACCTCCTGGAAGCGATAGCGGACGGGACGGGAATATGTCGTGTACCGCGTGAGCACTTTCAACAAATCATTATCTCCGATCCTGAGATTGCCAGCTATTGCTTTTGTCAGCTCAGCGAGCGCCTGGGGAAGGCATATGACCTCATAGAGGAGGTCGTGTTCATGGACGTATGCACCCGCCTGGCGCGCACACTTTCCAGACTGGCCAAAGCCAATGAGCAACGATTAGTTACTGCCACCCATCAGGAGCTAGCTGGTATGATAGGCACAAGCCAAGAGGAGGTCACCAGGAAGCTGCGCCATCTACGAGAACTGGGCTTGATAAACTATCAACCTCATCATCGTGGGATAGTCGTTCCCAACCCCGACCGCCTCCTGTCCGAACTGAACGATCTTACCTAG
- a CDS encoding response regulator: MAKGRILLVEDSLPTLLFLSDVLEDEGYEVKALSESSEVLKVVGEFMPDVIISDINMPAIDGVTLSSIVRRSFPDLPIILCSATRPKPRQQHILDKLQHCYFRIKPLCVQELLSLLEKLVE, translated from the coding sequence GTGGCCAAGGGAAGGATCTTACTGGTCGAGGACAGTCTCCCCACACTCCTTTTCCTGTCGGATGTGCTGGAGGATGAGGGGTACGAAGTCAAAGCGTTATCAGAGAGCAGTGAAGTATTGAAAGTGGTCGGGGAATTTATGCCCGACGTGATCATTTCGGATATAAATATGCCTGCGATCGACGGCGTCACTCTCTCCTCCATAGTGAGAAGGTCTTTTCCAGACCTGCCGATAATACTATGCTCGGCAACCAGGCCTAAGCCCCGACAGCAGCACATACTGGACAAGCTACAGCACTGCTACTTTCGAATCAAGCCTCTGTGTGTTCAGGAGCTTCTATCTCTGCTGGAGAAGCTTGTCGAGTAA
- the galT gene encoding galactose-1-phosphate uridylyltransferase, with protein sequence MSELRWHPLLREWVITATHRQDRTFLPPRDYCPLCPTKSGKHETEIPVETFDIAVFENKFPSLQRQPPQPAIEPMGIFDVRPAEGVCEVVVYTPEHDTTLTDQSVSHIRRLIAVWRDRYIELGSLPYVKYVFIFENKGEVIGVTLHHPHGQIYAYPFIPPLMQRELSALSEHRAKTGRCLVCDVLQQETNYGKRILFEEGNFVAFIPFYARWPYEVHIIPRRHFGSLAEITSEESWDLAYALKRVLVGYDKLFGFSMPFIMALHQTPTDDQEHPYYHFQLQFYPPHRTSTKLKYLAGSETGAGTFINDSLPEEKAPELRAVIPDKESIE encoded by the coding sequence ATGTCTGAGCTCAGATGGCATCCGCTACTCAGGGAATGGGTGATCACAGCCACACACAGGCAGGACAGAACTTTTCTCCCTCCAAGGGATTACTGCCCGTTATGCCCTACTAAGAGTGGCAAGCATGAGACAGAAATTCCAGTGGAGACTTTCGATATAGCGGTCTTCGAGAACAAGTTCCCATCGTTGCAGAGGCAACCACCGCAACCGGCGATAGAGCCTATGGGGATCTTCGATGTGCGGCCTGCAGAGGGTGTGTGTGAGGTAGTGGTATATACTCCGGAGCATGACACCACACTTACCGACCAGAGCGTGAGCCACATTCGCCGCCTGATAGCTGTCTGGCGCGATCGTTACATAGAGCTTGGTAGCTTGCCTTACGTTAAGTACGTGTTCATTTTTGAGAATAAGGGAGAGGTAATAGGTGTGACCTTGCACCATCCGCATGGTCAGATCTATGCATACCCTTTCATCCCTCCCCTTATGCAAAGGGAATTAAGTGCTCTTAGCGAGCATCGGGCGAAGACGGGAAGATGCCTGGTGTGCGATGTCCTGCAACAGGAAACTAACTATGGCAAAAGGATACTCTTTGAGGAAGGCAACTTTGTAGCGTTTATCCCCTTCTATGCGCGCTGGCCATATGAGGTGCATATAATTCCCAGGAGGCATTTCGGATCCCTGGCTGAGATAACGAGCGAAGAATCCTGGGATCTAGCTTATGCCCTCAAGAGAGTACTTGTTGGATACGACAAGCTGTTCGGGTTCAGCATGCCGTTTATAATGGCCCTGCACCAGACACCTACTGACGACCAAGAGCATCCTTACTACCACTTCCAGTTACAGTTCTATCCTCCACATAGAACCTCTACCAAGCTCAAATATCTTGCGGGTAGTGAAACTGGAGCAGGGACTTTCATCAATGACTCCCTGCCAGAGGAGAAAGCTCCAGAACTCAGGGCAGTCATACCAGATAAGGAGAGCATTGAATGA
- a CDS encoding helix-turn-helix transcriptional regulator, which translates to MSRLVKLGRLQRIERILYQNPQGLTIQRLAELCDVSIRTIYRDIKDLEQIFEVPLTRENGRWKVVRTSYLPPVRFSLHEAMGLFLSYRLALRYMDKQNPDLEEAWSKIGSVMPEPISRFFPETLREIKNKPLDREYNRTVRTLTSAWAEGRRVRIQYLSSRRSTPKERLIEPYFMQPSGISHALYVIARDVEIDEIRTFKVQRIKDIELTDEKYEIPGDFDALEFLKNSWTIWSDEPVEVKVRFSPRVASAVKEAIWHPTQELKEEPDGSVIWTGRVSGILEISAWIRSWGAEAEVLEPKSLRESLVNDVQSLAKLYGLGLTESASKQEGQCTVEIQDTKNFAHETS; encoded by the coding sequence ATGTCGAGACTCGTGAAGCTTGGAAGACTACAGAGGATCGAGAGAATACTTTACCAGAACCCGCAGGGTCTTACTATCCAGCGCCTGGCTGAGCTCTGTGATGTATCTATCAGAACTATATATCGTGATATCAAAGATTTGGAACAGATCTTTGAGGTCCCTTTGACCAGAGAAAACGGCAGGTGGAAGGTCGTTCGGACTTCTTACCTGCCGCCAGTCAGGTTCTCTCTGCACGAGGCCATGGGGCTGTTCCTCTCCTACCGTCTGGCACTTCGCTACATGGACAAGCAGAATCCCGACCTCGAGGAGGCCTGGAGCAAGATAGGAAGTGTGATGCCCGAGCCTATATCTCGGTTCTTCCCGGAGACTCTTAGGGAGATCAAGAATAAGCCATTAGACAGAGAGTACAACAGGACCGTTAGGACTCTCACAAGTGCTTGGGCCGAGGGCAGAAGGGTAAGGATTCAGTACCTGTCCTCCAGAAGATCAACGCCCAAGGAGAGGCTAATAGAGCCCTATTTCATGCAGCCCTCGGGTATAAGCCATGCGTTGTATGTCATAGCCAGAGATGTGGAGATCGACGAAATACGCACCTTCAAGGTACAGCGCATAAAGGATATAGAGCTTACTGATGAAAAATACGAGATCCCGGGAGATTTCGATGCCCTTGAATTCCTCAAGAACAGCTGGACCATCTGGTCAGATGAGCCTGTCGAAGTAAAGGTCAGGTTTAGCCCCAGGGTGGCTTCGGCTGTGAAGGAAGCTATTTGGCACCCCACGCAGGAGCTCAAGGAGGAACCAGATGGCTCAGTCATATGGACGGGCAGAGTTTCAGGCATCCTGGAGATAAGTGCCTGGATACGCTCTTGGGGAGCCGAGGCAGAGGTGCTTGAGCCCAAGTCTCTTCGTGAGTCCCTTGTCAACGACGTACAGAGTTTGGCTAAGCTATATGGCCTGGGCCTGACAGAATCTGCCAGCAAGCAAGAGGGACAATGCACGGTTGAGATACAGGACACGAAAAACTTTGCTCATGAGACTTCGTAG
- a CDS encoding HD domain-containing protein — translation MEEESNRATSIDRQESEGFDLPQEPGPEVSPSGTTPLQPSEIIRLPTRHNPTLQKLVGIVNSDEDLHAIWRCQNVNGVDRLGMSDHGPVHVQIVANLALRLLRLLMAKNIQPSIVKDHGMSEHDAEVVVVLAALLHDCGMSIHRDDHEFMSLFIALPKLQELLSNLYSAAERRVIISETLHAIITHRSDGRPLTLEAGIVRVADALDMAQGRSRIPFESGHVNIHSVSAAAIEKVEINQGQEKAIRVTIYMSNAAGIFQIDELLRQKLKGSGLETHVEVVAQVTGESDKRLVETFKF, via the coding sequence TTGGAGGAAGAAAGCAACCGAGCTACAAGCATAGACAGGCAGGAGTCAGAAGGCTTTGACCTTCCCCAGGAACCAGGGCCGGAGGTATCGCCTTCAGGCACCACCCCGTTGCAGCCCTCGGAGATAATCAGGTTGCCGACAAGACATAATCCCACGCTCCAGAAACTAGTAGGTATTGTGAACTCCGATGAGGACCTGCATGCTATCTGGAGGTGCCAGAACGTCAACGGGGTTGACAGGCTGGGCATGAGCGATCACGGCCCAGTACACGTGCAGATAGTTGCCAATCTGGCTCTTAGGTTACTCCGCCTCCTGATGGCCAAGAACATACAACCCTCAATAGTCAAAGACCACGGCATGTCCGAGCACGATGCAGAAGTCGTTGTGGTACTGGCAGCACTCCTCCATGACTGCGGTATGTCCATACACAGAGATGATCACGAGTTCATGAGCCTCTTCATAGCACTACCCAAACTCCAGGAGCTGCTCAGTAACCTCTACTCTGCAGCTGAACGCCGAGTCATCATCTCAGAAACCCTGCACGCCATCATCACTCACAGAAGCGATGGTAGACCCCTCACTCTGGAGGCAGGCATAGTGCGAGTGGCCGATGCGCTCGATATGGCCCAGGGCAGATCCAGAATACCCTTCGAAAGTGGGCACGTCAACATCCACTCCGTGTCCGCTGCCGCCATAGAGAAGGTGGAAATAAACCAAGGGCAGGAGAAAGCTATAAGGGTCACTATCTATATGAGCAACGCAGCAGGCATCTTCCAGATAGATGAGCTGCTACGTCAAAAGCTCAAGGGCTCAGGACTCGAGACACATGTGGAGGTGGTAGCTCAGGTGACAGGCGAGTCCGACAAGAGACTGGTGGAGACCTTCAAGTTCTGA
- a CDS encoding DJ-1/PfpI family protein gives MTLSGQRKIILLAADGVHENEVLSIRERASAAGMNLVIASLTGAALQSVNGLDKGQLLEPDMAVDQVKPEDYDALVIPDGLYSVDALRGNTLVIEIVTKFLEEGKPLGVIGHAPWILIESGLVTNRSLSSWHTLRVDILNAGGHWVKSPVHNDMALVSAASSDYIEDFLDRFISEVQSGVHTSRGAAPGKDKVLESSEESFPASDAPGWVSSSEREEES, from the coding sequence GTGACTCTTTCCGGGCAGAGAAAAATAATTCTACTGGCGGCCGATGGCGTCCATGAGAACGAAGTGCTCAGTATAAGGGAAAGGGCGTCTGCTGCGGGGATGAATTTGGTCATAGCCTCTTTGACTGGTGCTGCGCTACAGTCGGTAAATGGACTCGATAAAGGACAGTTGCTAGAACCTGATATGGCTGTTGACCAAGTCAAGCCGGAAGACTATGATGCTTTGGTCATACCTGATGGTCTGTATTCAGTTGACGCTCTGAGAGGCAACACGCTAGTGATCGAGATAGTAACCAAGTTTCTGGAAGAAGGTAAACCCTTGGGAGTTATAGGCCATGCTCCCTGGATTCTAATAGAATCAGGACTTGTCACTAATCGCTCTCTGTCATCCTGGCACACTCTCAGGGTCGATATACTGAATGCGGGCGGACACTGGGTGAAATCCCCAGTTCATAACGATATGGCGCTGGTGAGCGCTGCTTCTTCCGATTATATAGAGGACTTTCTGGACAGATTTATCAGTGAAGTCCAGTCCGGCGTGCATACCTCCAGAGGAGCAGCTCCTGGCAAGGACAAGGTCCTGGAGTCATCGGAGGAGTCCTTCCCTGCAAGCGATGCTCCCGGCTGGGTGTCGAGTTCAGAGAGAGAGGAGGAGTCGTAG
- a CDS encoding WD40 repeat domain-containing protein yields MAKFALLGSLLLVGLLLSACVFGRAPNGSGDVIGNKSVRSSGTAGSPTPSARAIGQPPLTTNTPTQQVSPYAAPTSMTTEAILRKRPIVLVGHNGPVTVLAWSPDAKILASSSGVVTRNETFDPTVRLWSAKGKLLTTLRGHTAPVTSLEWSPDGQLLASGSRDGTVRLWDAHGKQIKSLRLDEEQVYSLAWSPDGQILAVGSIQQEQAGSTGLIQFKGVVRLFGVDGRLLKMLITDGGGGKWLHVEWSSDGSTLAAGAWGFRLWQRDGKLVGTIGRLGAPATVMIWSPDGSMLATGNEDGLVSLYDHRGRVAAQLPGNGPIVSLAFSPDGGKLALMSGNYVRMFDLRDPHAEPRTLYRYLGPLAEWSASNIVWSPDGVWLAGRTPDSVLRVWRANGRRVVTLPGCNNEASVLAWSPDGKVIAAGGSHGDTICLWIWPTMSIAGPLWASGSQNQMGGHR; encoded by the coding sequence GTGGCGAAGTTTGCACTGCTGGGGTCATTGCTGCTCGTAGGGTTGTTGCTGTCCGCGTGTGTCTTTGGTCGTGCCCCCAATGGTTCGGGCGACGTGATCGGCAACAAGAGTGTGAGGTCTTCAGGAACTGCGGGGAGTCCAACTCCGAGCGCTAGAGCCATCGGGCAGCCCCCTCTGACTACCAACACACCGACGCAGCAGGTATCGCCATATGCAGCACCCACCAGCATGACAACTGAGGCCATCCTCAGGAAGCGGCCGATCGTCCTTGTCGGCCACAATGGTCCTGTGACGGTGCTGGCCTGGTCACCAGATGCCAAGATCCTCGCCTCGAGCTCGGGAGTTGTCACCAGGAACGAGACCTTTGACCCTACCGTGCGCCTATGGAGCGCCAAGGGAAAGCTGCTAACTACGCTCAGAGGTCATACAGCCCCGGTTACCAGCCTTGAGTGGTCGCCAGATGGCCAACTGCTGGCTTCCGGATCTAGGGATGGAACCGTCCGGCTGTGGGACGCGCATGGTAAGCAGATCAAGTCACTTCGGTTGGATGAAGAGCAGGTATACAGCCTGGCATGGTCGCCAGATGGACAGATACTGGCAGTGGGATCGATTCAGCAGGAACAAGCTGGCTCCACAGGGCTCATCCAGTTCAAGGGAGTCGTGCGGCTGTTCGGAGTGGATGGCAGGCTGCTCAAGATGCTAATCACGGATGGCGGTGGGGGCAAGTGGTTACACGTCGAATGGTCATCAGACGGCAGTACCCTTGCGGCTGGTGCCTGGGGATTCAGGCTGTGGCAGCGAGACGGTAAGCTCGTTGGGACGATTGGGAGATTGGGAGCTCCTGCCACGGTTATGATCTGGTCACCGGATGGTAGCATGCTTGCCACTGGCAACGAGGACGGCCTGGTGTCACTCTACGACCACAGAGGGAGAGTGGCTGCCCAACTGCCAGGCAACGGCCCGATAGTAAGCCTAGCGTTCTCCCCAGATGGTGGTAAGCTCGCCCTGATGTCCGGCAACTACGTGAGGATGTTTGATTTGCGCGATCCGCACGCCGAGCCCAGAACACTATATCGATACCTAGGCCCCCTTGCAGAGTGGTCGGCATCCAATATAGTCTGGTCTCCAGATGGAGTATGGTTGGCTGGGAGGACACCAGATAGCGTCCTCAGGGTGTGGCGCGCCAATGGTAGACGAGTGGTCACACTGCCTGGGTGCAACAACGAGGCCTCGGTACTTGCCTGGTCACCGGATGGTAAAGTGATCGCCGCAGGAGGCTCCCATGGAGATACGATATGCCTCTGGATATGGCCAACCATGTCCATCGCTGGCCCTTTGTGGGCCAGCGGGAGCCAGAACCAAATGGGTGGGCATCGATAG
- a CDS encoding Gfo/Idh/MocA family protein codes for MDKLHIGIIGVGWPGQRHIEGYKRREDVEIVAVSDVNTELAQQIVDQYDLKAQIYADYHEMLQSANVDAVSICTPNFLHAPMAIDALDAGKHVLLEKPLAHNLESGIKIAQKVKETGLVFMIAFNNRFRPDSKLLKARIEEGLLGEIYYAKTGWLRGAAEFFLRGWFTQKEKSGGGPLIDLGVHMLDLALWFMGNPRPVSVSGSVYYKFTDVMKASAGQADVEDLSTAFVKLDNGGTIVLDVSWISHIKNPDEVYCQLFGTKGGAKIDRHTGTEDLDIYTVVDGVTVLQKPEFNTWRQRQPGYMLYESFAGETSHFVDCVRENKQPESNIQHGLDVLRVLDAIYKSAESGHEVIIDTNL; via the coding sequence ATGGATAAGTTGCACATAGGTATCATTGGTGTGGGTTGGCCTGGTCAGCGGCACATAGAGGGGTACAAGAGACGTGAAGATGTCGAGATAGTAGCTGTATCTGATGTCAACACAGAACTGGCCCAACAGATAGTGGACCAGTACGACCTGAAAGCTCAGATCTATGCAGACTACCACGAGATGCTGCAGTCAGCCAATGTAGATGCCGTGAGCATCTGCACTCCTAATTTCCTCCATGCGCCTATGGCTATCGATGCCCTGGACGCTGGTAAACACGTGCTGCTTGAAAAGCCATTGGCGCATAATCTGGAGTCGGGGATCAAGATAGCTCAGAAGGTCAAGGAAACTGGCCTAGTCTTTATGATCGCCTTCAACAACAGGTTCAGGCCAGACAGTAAATTGCTCAAGGCACGCATTGAGGAAGGGCTGCTGGGTGAGATCTACTATGCCAAGACCGGCTGGCTGAGGGGGGCAGCTGAATTCTTCCTTAGAGGATGGTTCACTCAGAAGGAAAAGTCCGGTGGTGGACCTCTCATTGACCTCGGAGTTCATATGCTTGACCTCGCCCTCTGGTTTATGGGTAATCCTAGACCTGTAAGTGTTAGTGGGTCCGTCTATTACAAGTTCACAGATGTGATGAAGGCAAGCGCTGGGCAGGCAGACGTGGAAGATCTATCCACAGCTTTTGTAAAGCTGGATAACGGCGGCACGATAGTGCTTGATGTCAGCTGGATATCACATATCAAGAACCCGGACGAGGTATATTGCCAGCTGTTTGGCACCAAGGGTGGTGCAAAGATAGATCGTCATACAGGCACCGAGGACCTGGACATATATACCGTTGTAGATGGTGTTACCGTGCTCCAGAAACCAGAGTTCAACACGTGGCGCCAGAGGCAGCCTGGATATATGCTCTATGAGTCCTTTGCAGGGGAGACCTCTCACTTCGTGGACTGTGTCAGGGAGAACAAGCAGCCTGAATCTAACATCCAGCATGGCTTGGATGTGCTACGTGTGCTGGACGCTATATACAAGTCTGCTGAGAGCGGGCATGAGGTCATTATAGATACTAACCTCTAA
- a CDS encoding HD domain-containing protein — MPTRHNPTLQKLVGIVNSDEDLHAIWRCQNVNGVDRLGMSDHGPVHVQIVANLALRLLRLLMAKNIQPSIVKDHGMSEHDAEVVVVLAALLHDCGMSIHRDDHEFMSLFIALPKLQELLSNLYSAAERRVIISETLHAIITHRSDGRPLTLEAGIVRVADALDMAQGRSRIPFESGHVNIHSVSAAAIEKVEINQGQEKAIRVTIYMSNAAGIFQIDELLRQKLKGSGLETHVEVVAQVTGESDKRLVETFKF, encoded by the coding sequence TTGCCGACAAGACATAATCCCACGCTCCAGAAACTAGTAGGTATTGTGAACTCCGATGAGGACCTGCATGCTATCTGGAGGTGCCAGAACGTCAACGGGGTTGACAGGCTGGGCATGAGCGATCACGGCCCAGTACACGTGCAGATAGTTGCCAATCTGGCTCTTAGGTTACTCCGCCTCCTGATGGCCAAGAACATACAACCCTCAATAGTCAAAGACCACGGCATGTCCGAGCACGATGCAGAAGTCGTTGTGGTACTGGCAGCACTCCTCCATGACTGCGGTATGTCCATACACAGAGATGATCACGAGTTCATGAGCCTCTTCATAGCACTACCCAAACTCCAGGAGCTGCTCAGTAACCTCTACTCTGCAGCTGAACGCCGAGTCATCATCTCAGAAACCCTGCACGCCATCATCACTCACAGAAGCGATGGTAGACCCCTCACTCTGGAGGCAGGCATAGTGCGAGTGGCCGATGCGCTCGATATGGCCCAGGGCAGATCCAGAATACCCTTCGAAAGTGGGCACGTCAACATCCACTCCGTGTCCGCTGCCGCCATAGAGAAGGTGGAAATAAACCAAGGGCAGGAGAAAGCTATAAGGGTCACTATCTATATGAGCAACGCAGCAGGCATCTTCCAGATAGATGAGCTGCTACGTCAAAAGCTCAAGGGCTCAGGACTCGAGACACATGTGGAGGTGGTAGCTCAGGTGACAGGCGAGTCCGACAAGAGACTGGTGGAGACCTTCAAGTTCTGA
- a CDS encoding phytoene desaturase family protein gives MVGSGPNGLAAAITLARRGLRVLLLEASDHLGGAAASLQLTLPGFTHDLGAAVLPLAFTSPFFLEMPLRDLGVEWVYPDVPLAHPLGPREVLLLHESIQETAIQFGDDGARYSRLISPLVSEWPGLARDLLAPAIKIPRTLSYIRFGVHALLPFSVLADALFSTSHARTLLAGVAAHWAMPLTRPLTSVPILLLCTLAHITRWPMARGGTGRLIEAMAAYFRDLGGVVQLSAPVHSLSDIPPAKAVLFDLAPRQVVDILGDRLPSGYRRACARYRHGPGVLKLDWALSAPIPWISEACRSAGTVHLGGTFEEIADTERSVWEGHVPSRPFVILNQPSVFDPGRCPGGYHTAWAYCHVPVSITNKEVEYLANRIESAIEELAPGFRDTILARSVLAPTDLEYLDSNLVAGDLTGGVLDLWQVLARPVLSHVPYKIPVSGMYICSSSTPPGPGVHGMCGYWAARSALRYTFHME, from the coding sequence GTGGTTGGCAGCGGGCCTAATGGACTTGCTGCTGCCATAACTCTAGCGCGTAGGGGTTTACGAGTACTGCTGCTCGAAGCCAGTGACCACCTAGGAGGAGCTGCGGCATCTCTACAGCTCACATTACCTGGTTTCACGCACGACCTAGGCGCCGCGGTCCTCCCTCTAGCCTTTACCTCGCCTTTCTTCCTCGAGATGCCTCTGAGAGATCTGGGAGTGGAGTGGGTGTACCCTGACGTGCCGCTAGCCCATCCTCTGGGACCCAGAGAGGTCTTGTTGCTCCATGAATCAATTCAAGAGACGGCTATACAGTTTGGTGATGATGGAGCTAGATACTCACGATTGATAAGCCCTTTGGTGTCTGAGTGGCCAGGACTAGCGAGGGACCTGCTGGCTCCCGCTATAAAGATTCCTCGGACACTATCTTATATACGTTTTGGTGTACATGCTCTGCTTCCATTTAGTGTCCTCGCTGATGCGCTGTTTTCTACTTCCCATGCCAGGACTTTACTGGCAGGTGTAGCAGCTCATTGGGCTATGCCACTTACCAGACCACTTACCAGCGTTCCCATCCTGCTCTTATGCACGCTAGCACATATTACCAGGTGGCCTATGGCGCGAGGGGGGACCGGCAGGCTAATAGAGGCTATGGCAGCCTATTTCAGGGATCTTGGGGGAGTTGTGCAGCTATCCGCTCCCGTACACAGCCTAAGTGATATCCCGCCCGCTAAAGCGGTGTTATTCGACCTCGCTCCCAGGCAGGTAGTTGACATCTTGGGTGATAGACTCCCATCTGGATACAGAAGAGCATGTGCGAGATACCGGCATGGGCCTGGAGTGTTGAAGTTGGACTGGGCTCTGTCCGCACCTATACCCTGGATATCCGAAGCTTGCAGGTCTGCTGGGACTGTACACTTGGGAGGCACTTTTGAAGAGATAGCTGACACTGAGAGAAGCGTCTGGGAAGGGCATGTACCCTCGAGGCCTTTTGTGATACTCAACCAGCCCAGTGTCTTTGATCCAGGCAGATGCCCTGGCGGTTACCATACTGCCTGGGCTTATTGCCATGTACCCGTATCGATCACCAACAAAGAGGTGGAGTATCTGGCAAACAGAATAGAGAGCGCGATTGAGGAACTCGCACCTGGCTTCAGAGATACGATATTGGCCAGATCAGTACTTGCCCCCACAGACCTGGAGTATCTCGACTCAAACCTCGTAGCTGGGGATCTAACTGGAGGGGTATTGGATCTATGGCAGGTTTTGGCAAGGCCAGTTCTAAGTCATGTGCCTTACAAGATCCCTGTGAGTGGGATGTATATCTGCTCCTCCTCTACCCCTCCAGGCCCTGGAGTGCATGGCATGTGTGGGTACTGGGCAGCTAGATCAGCCCTACGCTACACGTTCCATATGGAGTGA
- a CDS encoding galactokinase has translation MTEEYRFKHIGALIRAFEMRYGGKPTIASRAPGRINLIGEHTDYNDGWVLPAAINYEINVVCRPRNDSLVRLVALDMGKESDFYLENHNRTDFLWLRYPQGVAVELQNRGYKLRGMEAVYMGDIPVGSGLSSSAAVEVAFVHAFCRAADIELSGEEVALIAQRAENDFVGVPCGVMDQFVSSLGRQDHALLLDSRSLEYQHIPINLPNVSLVILDTGVSRELAGSEYKKRRQDCEEAVTRLSTRISGIKALRDVTLEQLEENLDLLTSTQRKRARHVIEENMRTLEAAEALRNGDAAAIGRLMKESHISLRDLYEVSSFELDTIVEIAWDTDGVIGARMTGAGFGGVALALVHQDAVPTLYERVMQEYHARTGKEPKVFVCRAVDGAESALMEEVQVHSIWNV, from the coding sequence ATGACCGAGGAGTATCGCTTCAAGCATATAGGAGCTCTGATACGAGCGTTCGAGATGCGTTATGGTGGAAAGCCTACGATAGCCTCCAGAGCACCGGGAAGGATAAACCTCATAGGCGAACACACCGATTACAACGATGGCTGGGTGCTACCGGCGGCCATCAACTACGAGATAAACGTGGTGTGCAGGCCTAGAAACGACTCTTTGGTGAGACTGGTGGCCCTGGATATGGGCAAGGAATCCGACTTCTATCTGGAGAACCATAATCGCACTGACTTCCTGTGGCTAAGGTATCCACAAGGAGTAGCGGTAGAACTGCAGAATAGAGGTTATAAGCTCAGAGGTATGGAAGCAGTGTACATGGGCGACATACCTGTAGGGTCTGGACTGAGCTCTTCAGCAGCCGTGGAAGTCGCCTTCGTTCATGCCTTCTGTAGGGCAGCAGATATAGAACTAAGTGGTGAAGAGGTGGCCCTCATAGCGCAACGAGCGGAGAATGACTTCGTAGGTGTGCCTTGCGGAGTCATGGATCAGTTCGTTTCCTCGCTAGGCCGTCAGGACCACGCCCTGCTGCTGGATAGCAGGTCGCTGGAGTATCAGCACATACCCATAAATCTGCCGAACGTATCCCTGGTAATACTTGACACGGGCGTAAGCAGAGAATTGGCAGGGTCCGAGTACAAGAAGCGAAGGCAGGATTGCGAGGAAGCTGTAACCAGGCTGAGCACCAGGATATCAGGGATAAAAGCCCTAAGGGATGTGACGCTAGAGCAACTTGAAGAAAATTTGGATCTGCTTACCAGCACCCAGCGTAAGAGGGCGAGGCATGTGATAGAGGAAAACATGCGCACGCTCGAGGCGGCGGAGGCACTACGTAACGGGGATGCAGCTGCTATTGGACGCCTAATGAAGGAGTCTCACATAAGCCTCAGAGACCTGTATGAGGTGAGTTCCTTTGAGCTGGACACAATCGTCGAGATAGCCTGGGATACAGATGGGGTCATTGGGGCTAGAATGACAGGTGCAGGATTCGGCGGAGTAGCTCTGGCGCTAGTACATCAGGATGCTGTACCAACGCTCTATGAGAGAGTGATGCAAGAATATCATGCCAGGACAGGGAAAGAACCTAAAGTGTTTGTATGCAGGGCCGTGGACGGGGCAGAGTCTGCTCTCATGGAGGAAGTCCAGGTTCACTCCATATGGAACGTGTAG